Proteins encoded together in one Chryseobacterium taklimakanense window:
- a CDS encoding response regulator, translating into MSIIIVDDNADICGIVEYLLVTEGYKVRACTNPINIFEMVKQQKPKLIITDMMMSGLDGRDLVKKIKGDPKTSDIKIVMMSAIPNAEKMGKETGADDYIAKPFDSGDLLQKVKVFFP; encoded by the coding sequence ATGAGTATTATTATTGTAGATGACAATGCAGATATCTGCGGTATTGTAGAATATTTGTTGGTTACCGAAGGCTATAAGGTCAGGGCCTGCACCAATCCGATTAATATTTTCGAGATGGTGAAGCAGCAAAAGCCAAAACTGATCATTACCGATATGATGATGTCGGGCCTGGATGGGCGCGACCTTGTTAAGAAAATAAAAGGCGATCCCAAAACATCGGATATAAAGATTGTAATGATGTCCGCAATTCCTAACGCGGAAAAAATGGGCAAGGAGACCGGTGCAGACGATTATATCGCGAAGCCGTTTGATTCCGGCGACCTTTTGCAGAAAGTCAAAGTTTTTTTTCCCTAA
- the nth gene encoding endonuclease III, with the protein MTKKQRAETVMAELEKIYPEVSVPLDHKDPYTLLVAVALSAQTTDKKVNEVTPKLFAVADTPEKMAKLEVSEIKELIKEIGLSNSKAKNLKGMAEVLVEKHNSVVPQTFHELEELPGVGHKTASVVMSQAFGHPAFPVDTHIHRLMKQWKLTNGKNVEETEKDAKRLFPISSWNKLHLQIIFYGREYSPARGKGDKDFLTKMLFEKPD; encoded by the coding sequence ATGACAAAAAAACAAAGGGCCGAAACCGTGATGGCTGAGCTGGAAAAGATTTATCCTGAAGTTTCCGTTCCTTTAGATCATAAAGATCCTTATACTTTGTTGGTTGCAGTTGCCCTTTCGGCGCAAACAACGGATAAGAAGGTGAATGAGGTGACGCCCAAACTGTTTGCGGTTGCCGATACACCGGAGAAAATGGCTAAACTTGAAGTTTCTGAGATTAAAGAACTGATTAAGGAAATCGGGCTTTCAAATTCAAAAGCGAAAAACCTAAAGGGAATGGCTGAGGTTCTGGTTGAAAAACATAATTCTGTTGTTCCGCAAACCTTTCACGAACTTGAGGAACTGCCCGGAGTTGGCCACAAAACCGCTTCCGTTGTCATGAGCCAGGCGTTTGGCCATCCTGCTTTCCCGGTCGATACCCATATTCATCGCCTGATGAAACAGTGGAAACTCACCAACGGTAAAAATGTGGAAGAAACAGAAAAAGACGCCAAGCGCCTTTTTCCAATCAGTTCGTGGAATAAACTCCACCTGCAAATCATTTTCTACGGCCGCGAATATTCGCCGGCGCGGGGTAAAGGTGATAAAGATTTCCTCACTAAAATGCTTTTTGAAAAACCGGATTAG
- the bcp gene encoding thioredoxin-dependent thiol peroxidase produces MLKAGDKLPTFSGLNQEGETVKSSDFKGKKLVVFFYPQANTPTCTVEACNLSDNYSELEKAGYKLLGISADSVKKQKNFHTKYSFPYDVIADENREIIQKFGVWQEKKTFGKTYMGIVRTTFIFDEDGICVRVIDKVKSKEAAAQILEN; encoded by the coding sequence ATGCTGAAAGCCGGCGATAAATTACCCACATTTTCGGGATTGAATCAGGAGGGCGAAACGGTGAAATCTTCTGATTTTAAAGGTAAAAAACTGGTGGTATTTTTCTATCCCCAGGCCAACACGCCAACCTGCACCGTGGAAGCCTGCAACCTGAGCGACAATTACTCGGAGCTTGAAAAAGCCGGCTACAAATTATTGGGAATTTCTGCCGACAGTGTGAAAAAACAGAAGAACTTTCACACAAAATACAGCTTTCCGTATGATGTAATTGCCGATGAAAACAGAGAAATTATCCAAAAATTTGGCGTGTGGCAGGAAAAGAAAACTTTTGGCAAAACCTATATGGGAATCGTACGCACGACTTTTATTTTTGATGAAGACGGAATTTGTGTGAGAGTGATCGACAAAGTGAAATCTAAGGAAGCTGCAGCGCAGATTTTAGAGAACTAA
- a CDS encoding GNAT family N-acetyltransferase has product MKTNFETERLYLRPTSLDDADINLKLLNTEEFKKYVGDRNVNTLDESREYLKNRNLPQIEKLGYGNFTLIKKDTGEKIGSCGLFHREGLDVVDIGFAFLPEYLGKGYGYEAASRILRAGFEEYGLQKISAITVKENVASQKLIEKLGLKFQKIVRIPNDPEDLLYYEVSKQEWQKNN; this is encoded by the coding sequence ATGAAAACAAATTTTGAAACAGAAAGGCTTTACCTCAGGCCAACCAGTCTTGACGATGCAGATATTAACCTGAAACTCCTGAACACGGAAGAGTTTAAAAAATATGTCGGCGACAGAAATGTGAATACGCTCGACGAATCTCGGGAGTACCTGAAAAACAGAAACCTCCCGCAAATTGAGAAACTTGGCTACGGAAATTTTACTTTAATTAAAAAAGACACGGGCGAAAAAATCGGTAGCTGTGGCCTGTTTCACAGGGAAGGTTTGGATGTGGTGGATATTGGCTTTGCCTTTCTCCCGGAGTATTTAGGAAAAGGATATGGTTACGAAGCGGCCAGCCGCATTCTCCGCGCCGGTTTTGAAGAATACGGATTACAGAAAATCAGCGCAATTACGGTGAAAGAAAACGTCGCGTCACAAAAGCTGATTGAAAAACTGGGATTGAAATTTCAAAAAATTGTCCGAATCCCAAACGATCCGGAAGATTTGCTTTATTACGAAGTCAGCAAACAAGAATGGCAAAAAAACAATTAG
- a CDS encoding YdeI/OmpD-associated family protein encodes MKKIEFEAPVLQHQNMNAAYVEFPFSAEEFFGKKGQVKIKAVFDKKIEYRGSLANMGQGCHVLGLTRDVRKSLRKTFGDMVAVELWEDKEERTVDIPEDVVEIFNQNEKAKKLFEKMSYMHRKEYIRWITSAKKPETRENRKVKMIEMILAGKKGI; translated from the coding sequence ATGAAAAAAATTGAATTTGAAGCACCGGTTCTTCAGCATCAAAACATGAATGCGGCTTATGTTGAATTCCCATTTTCAGCGGAGGAATTCTTTGGAAAGAAAGGACAGGTTAAAATAAAAGCTGTTTTTGATAAAAAAATTGAATACAGGGGAAGTCTCGCAAATATGGGCCAAGGATGCCACGTTTTGGGATTAACTCGGGATGTGAGAAAATCTTTGAGAAAAACTTTTGGTGATATGGTTGCTGTGGAGCTATGGGAAGATAAAGAAGAACGGACCGTTGATATTCCTGAAGATGTGGTCGAAATCTTTAACCAAAATGAAAAAGCAAAGAAACTTTTTGAAAAAATGAGCTATATGCACCGCAAGGAATACATCCGCTGGATTACATCCGCCAAAAAACCGGAAACCCGCGAAAACCGAAAAGTGAAAATGATCGAAATGATTTTGGCGGGTAAAAAAGGAATTTAA
- a CDS encoding S46 family peptidase, whose amino-acid sequence MKRIFLLLTFMMSFLQVKADEGMWLMMLVKRLNGQDLQKKGLKLTPEEIYSVNNSSLKDAIVQFGGGCTAEMVSKEGLLFTNHHCGYGNIAALSTPERDHLTNGFWAMKKSEELPAKGLSVRFLVRMDDVTQRINAKLNNTMSAKERRDIIAEEYKAIEKENSENGKYVVTVRDFYNGNEFYYFVYQDYKDVRLVGTPPNSIGKFGGDTDNWEWPRHTGDFSVFRVYADQNGNPAEYSPNNVPLKPKHHLPISLKSFKPGDFAMIMGYPGRTNRYLTSYGIDQMVNKDYPGWVAASKSAMDVMKSYMDQDQATKLNYASQYASVANYWKNRAGTIESVNKNGTIQDKQKLEESFQKWASKPENQELYGNVLADIKNYYRTTSARGVERNYAAQMTRNSKYLSYAAGLGSMFKTYMAETDAAKKAELKKTISSRIDAMYEKFNPALEQEMLKTMVQLYRDKVRNEAASPYLQTVNPQLLGDVAKNSIFASAATAKAFLNNPDAAKLNTDALLKLATGYNADAKALSDKYVAYDDQFSNSNRLYFDGLRKSHPNQEFYPDANSTMRVTFGKIATLPVRADRDYHGVKNNFYTDIDGMVAKYKKGDEEFDLPQRLIDLAKARDYGQYADAAGYLPVNFLSDNDITGGNSGSPIMNGNGELIGLAFDGNSEALSGDIVFEEEWQKTINVDARFVLWVIDKFSGAGHLLNEMTLVK is encoded by the coding sequence ATGAAACGTATATTTTTATTACTCACATTTATGATGAGTTTCCTTCAGGTGAAAGCTGATGAAGGAATGTGGCTGATGATGTTGGTGAAAAGACTTAACGGACAGGACCTGCAGAAAAAAGGGTTGAAACTCACTCCAGAAGAAATTTATTCTGTAAACAATTCCAGCCTGAAAGACGCCATCGTGCAGTTTGGCGGGGGCTGTACTGCAGAAATGGTTTCAAAGGAAGGACTGCTGTTCACCAATCACCACTGCGGTTACGGAAATATCGCGGCACTCTCTACACCGGAAAGAGACCATTTGACGAATGGTTTCTGGGCAATGAAAAAAAGTGAGGAACTTCCTGCAAAAGGTCTTTCTGTAAGATTTTTGGTAAGAATGGATGACGTAACTCAGCGTATCAATGCCAAACTGAACAACACGATGTCTGCTAAAGAAAGAAGAGACATCATTGCTGAAGAATATAAAGCGATCGAAAAAGAAAACAGCGAAAACGGTAAATATGTTGTAACGGTAAGAGATTTCTACAACGGAAACGAGTTCTACTATTTTGTTTATCAGGATTATAAAGATGTTCGTTTAGTGGGAACTCCGCCAAATTCCATCGGTAAATTCGGTGGTGATACCGATAACTGGGAATGGCCAAGACATACGGGAGACTTCTCTGTGTTCAGAGTGTATGCAGATCAAAACGGAAATCCTGCGGAATATTCACCTAACAACGTTCCGCTGAAACCAAAACACCACCTGCCGATTTCTCTGAAATCTTTCAAACCGGGTGATTTTGCAATGATCATGGGTTATCCTGGAAGAACTAACCGTTATCTGACGTCTTACGGTATCGACCAGATGGTGAACAAAGATTATCCGGGTTGGGTAGCAGCTTCAAAATCTGCGATGGATGTAATGAAATCCTACATGGATCAGGATCAGGCTACAAAACTGAACTATGCATCACAATATGCTTCCGTGGCAAACTACTGGAAAAACAGAGCCGGGACAATTGAGTCTGTAAACAAAAACGGAACCATCCAGGATAAGCAAAAACTTGAAGAATCCTTCCAAAAATGGGCTTCAAAACCAGAAAACCAAGAGCTGTACGGCAATGTTCTTGCTGATATCAAGAACTATTACAGAACTACTTCCGCAAGAGGTGTGGAGAGAAACTACGCGGCACAGATGACCAGAAACTCCAAATATCTGAGCTATGCTGCAGGTTTAGGCTCTATGTTTAAAACTTATATGGCTGAAACCGACGCTGCTAAAAAAGCTGAGCTGAAGAAAACAATTTCTTCCAGAATCGATGCGATGTACGAAAAATTCAACCCGGCGCTGGAGCAGGAAATGTTGAAAACGATGGTACAGCTTTACAGAGATAAAGTAAGAAACGAAGCAGCTTCTCCTTATCTGCAGACGGTAAATCCACAGTTGTTGGGTGATGTAGCGAAAAACTCAATCTTTGCTAGTGCAGCGACTGCGAAAGCATTCCTTAATAATCCTGATGCGGCGAAACTGAACACCGACGCACTTTTAAAACTGGCCACCGGCTATAACGCTGATGCTAAAGCATTGAGCGATAAATATGTGGCATACGACGACCAGTTCAGCAACAGCAACAGGCTTTATTTTGACGGCCTTAGAAAATCTCATCCAAATCAGGAGTTCTATCCGGATGCAAACTCTACAATGAGAGTGACTTTTGGTAAAATTGCTACCCTTCCTGTAAGAGCTGACAGAGATTACCACGGCGTGAAAAACAATTTCTACACCGATATCGACGGTATGGTGGCGAAATATAAAAAAGGTGACGAGGAATTCGACCTTCCGCAAAGACTGATCGATCTTGCAAAAGCGAGAGACTACGGTCAGTACGCAGATGCAGCGGGTTACCTTCCTGTGAACTTCCTGTCAGATAACGATATTACAGGTGGCAACTCAGGTTCGCCAATTATGAACGGAAACGGGGAACTGATCGGGCTTGCTTTCGACGGTAACTCTGAGGCGCTTTCTGGAGACATCGTTTTCGAAGAAGAATGGCAAAAAACCATCAACGTAGATGCGAGATTTGTACTTTGGGTCATCGATAAATTCTCCGGTGCAGGGCATCTTCTAAATGAAATGACTTTGGTTAAATAA
- a CDS encoding META domain-containing protein: MNKVFSLLLGILLSLALQSCSPQKLPPGEFQRQWMMVAYKDYSKAFLTESKAQIDLSPVKSTRYGAFMGCNRMFLSADFFKNGTVKFSDAGSTMMYCEGRMDLESDFAKDLPTMTKYKIEGHNLTLSNEKGIEMKFIAADWD; the protein is encoded by the coding sequence ATGAATAAAGTATTTTCATTACTGCTTGGAATTCTATTAAGCTTGGCACTTCAAAGTTGCTCACCGCAAAAATTACCGCCAGGCGAATTTCAAAGACAGTGGATGATGGTTGCTTACAAAGATTACAGCAAAGCCTTCCTCACCGAAAGCAAAGCGCAGATTGATCTGTCGCCTGTTAAATCAACCCGGTATGGTGCATTTATGGGTTGCAATAGAATGTTTCTCAGTGCAGATTTCTTCAAAAACGGAACTGTAAAATTCTCCGATGCGGGCAGTACCATGATGTATTGCGAAGGAAGAATGGATCTGGAATCTGATTTTGCAAAAGATTTGCCGACCATGACCAAATATAAAATTGAAGGGCACAACCTTACACTTTCAAATGAAAAAGGCATTGAAATGAAATTCATTGCTGCCGATTGGGATTAA
- a CDS encoding SemiSWEET family transporter — translation MEINPEIIGFVAGGLSSALFVPQIIKIIKEKSAEEIALLTCIIGVVSSGLWLWYGIMNGHLSMIVTNSISVIATAILIVLKLKYK, via the coding sequence ATGGAAATCAATCCCGAAATCATAGGATTTGTTGCCGGAGGTTTGTCTTCGGCTCTTTTTGTGCCACAAATCATTAAAATCATCAAAGAAAAATCTGCTGAAGAGATCGCTCTGCTTACCTGTATCATCGGTGTGGTGAGTTCCGGGTTGTGGCTGTGGTACGGGATCATGAACGGACACCTTTCAATGATTGTCACCAATTCCATTTCTGTAATTGCTACGGCGATCCTTATTGTTTTAAAATTAAAATATAAATAG
- the hflX gene encoding GTPase HflX yields MLEKKEHAYEKAVLVGLITKDQDEEKLREYMDELEFLAYTAGATVEKRFTQKMSQPDSRTFVGSGKAEEIRNYIKEHEIGTVIFDDELSPSQLKNLERELEVKILDRTNLILDIFAQRAQTSYARTQVELAQYEYLLPRLTRMWTHLERQRGGIGMRGPGETEIETDRRIIRDRISLLKEKLKTIDKQMSTQRQNRGKMVRVALVGYTNVGKSTLMNSLSKSEVFAENKLFATLDTTVRKVVIGNLPFLLTDTVGFIRKLPTQLVESFKSTLDEVREADLLIHVVDISHESFEDHIDSVNQILMEINAHQKPMIMVFNKIDAFAYEKKDEDDLTPSTRKNISLDEWKKTWMAKSKHPTVFISALTKENFPEMKKMIYDEVHKIHISRFPYNDFLFEYFEEEEEA; encoded by the coding sequence ATGTTAGAAAAAAAAGAACACGCTTACGAAAAAGCCGTATTGGTGGGCTTAATCACCAAAGATCAGGACGAAGAGAAACTTCGCGAATATATGGATGAACTGGAGTTTCTGGCTTACACCGCAGGTGCTACTGTGGAAAAACGCTTCACCCAGAAAATGTCGCAACCCGATTCCCGCACCTTTGTAGGAAGCGGAAAAGCTGAGGAAATCCGTAATTATATCAAAGAACACGAAATTGGAACTGTGATTTTTGATGATGAGCTTTCACCCTCGCAATTAAAAAATCTTGAACGCGAACTTGAAGTAAAAATCCTCGACAGAACCAACCTGATTCTTGATATTTTTGCTCAAAGGGCGCAGACTTCATATGCAAGAACCCAAGTGGAACTCGCCCAATATGAATATCTTCTGCCACGACTCACCAGAATGTGGACTCACCTTGAGAGACAGCGGGGCGGTATTGGGATGCGCGGTCCCGGTGAAACGGAAATTGAAACCGACCGAAGAATTATCCGCGACAGAATTTCATTATTAAAGGAAAAACTCAAAACCATCGACAAACAGATGTCCACACAGCGCCAAAACCGGGGTAAAATGGTGCGCGTCGCTTTGGTCGGCTACACGAATGTCGGAAAATCCACGCTGATGAATTCCCTGTCGAAATCTGAAGTTTTTGCGGAAAACAAGCTCTTTGCAACCCTGGATACTACGGTGAGGAAAGTCGTCATCGGCAACCTTCCGTTTCTGCTTACCGACACTGTGGGTTTCATCAGAAAATTACCGACGCAACTAGTAGAATCCTTCAAATCTACGCTCGATGAGGTTCGCGAAGCCGATTTGCTGATTCACGTGGTTGATATTTCTCACGAAAGCTTTGAAGACCATATCGATTCAGTAAATCAAATTCTTATGGAAATCAATGCGCACCAGAAACCGATGATCATGGTTTTCAATAAAATCGACGCATTTGCTTACGAGAAGAAAGATGAAGATGATCTAACGCCTTCAACCAGGAAAAATATTTCCCTGGACGAATGGAAAAAGACCTGGATGGCGAAAAGCAAGCACCCGACGGTTTTCATTTCTGCGCTAACGAAAGAAAACTTCCCGGAAATGAAGAAAATGATCTACGACGAAGTGCACAAAATCCATATTTCGAGGTTCCCGTACAACGACTTTTTGTTTGAGTATTTTGAGGAAGAAGAGGAAGCTTAA
- a CDS encoding DNA alkylation repair protein, with protein MNTVEEIKSAIEFLSKKEKAEFYPKFFKTGPGDYAEGDQFIGVTVPDQRKIAQEFWNKISLKELGELLSSKIHEHRHTALLILVTKYGKAKFDEERSEIADFYLENLEHINNWDLVDNSCYKILGRHCFENADYNILKSLSESENMWHKRIGIVSTMYLIKKGEFDLTKELALKNLYHSHDLMHKANGWLLREMGKKNEAELLQFLDKHYHKMPRTSLRYAIEKLDEDLRQDYLKGRR; from the coding sequence ATGAATACCGTTGAAGAAATAAAATCCGCTATTGAATTTCTTTCCAAAAAAGAAAAAGCAGAATTCTACCCAAAGTTTTTCAAAACCGGACCGGGGGACTATGCTGAAGGTGATCAGTTTATCGGTGTGACAGTTCCAGACCAGCGGAAAATTGCCCAGGAATTCTGGAACAAAATTTCTTTGAAGGAACTGGGCGAACTCTTATCTTCAAAAATCCATGAGCACCGCCACACGGCGCTTTTAATCCTTGTTACAAAATACGGCAAAGCGAAGTTTGACGAAGAAAGATCAGAAATCGCAGATTTTTACCTCGAAAATTTAGAGCACATCAACAACTGGGATCTGGTAGATAATTCCTGTTATAAAATTTTGGGCCGGCATTGTTTTGAAAATGCGGACTATAATATTTTAAAATCCCTTTCAGAGTCTGAAAATATGTGGCACAAAAGAATCGGGATTGTCAGCACGATGTACCTTATAAAAAAAGGTGAATTTGATCTGACAAAAGAACTGGCCTTAAAAAATCTTTATCATTCCCACGATTTGATGCACAAAGCAAACGGCTGGCTGCTGCGCGAAATGGGCAAAAAGAATGAAGCCGAATTATTACAGTTTCTGGATAAACACTACCACAAAATGCCGCGTACATCCCTGCGTTACGCCATCGAAAAACTGGATGAAGACTTGCGGCAGGATTATCTTAAAGGCAGAAGATGA
- a CDS encoding DUF6122 family protein has translation MMDSVTIREIAHYFLHLVFPVFIALIFFRKNWKKAYLMMLATMLVDLDHIFADPLFDPNRNSIGFHPLHTYPMIGLYALSIILRKGYKIVAVGLLFHMLTDFQDFYFWK, from the coding sequence ATGATGGATTCGGTAACCATACGTGAAATTGCACATTATTTTCTGCACCTGGTTTTTCCCGTTTTCATCGCGTTGATTTTTTTCAGGAAAAACTGGAAAAAAGCCTATCTGATGATGCTCGCCACGATGCTGGTAGATCTGGACCATATTTTTGCCGATCCGCTTTTTGATCCAAACCGTAACAGTATTGGTTTCCATCCACTGCACACCTACCCTATGATTGGGCTGTATGCTTTGAGCATTATTTTGCGGAAAGGTTATAAAATAGTTGCGGTAGGGCTTTTATTCCATATGCTCACAGATTTTCAGGATTTTTATTTTTGGAAGTAG
- a CDS encoding calcium:proton antiporter: protein MRKFKTFFHWTVIVPLLASIFYLSGALGYSALANTVGATLLFGSVLAAVHHAEVVAHKVGEPYGTIILAVCITILEVGLIISFMLSGSKGALTYARDTVFAAVMLILNGILGLCILVGGVRYREQFFAKSSATTYLVSLVAILVLTLILPNYTSSIRGPFYTEPQLIFVALACLTIYGTFLMVQTVRHRNYFVDDNGDENHEADKPSILKTTVSLVLLIICLAVVIFMAKGLSPVIEGFVKSIGAPKALVGVIIASVVLLPEGFAAVRAARNNQIQSSVNLALGSALASVGLTIPAISAVCVIYDIPFVLGLDIKSVILLGLSVVITMLSLSHGKTNVLYGTVLLVNLAAYIFTVIFP from the coding sequence ATGAGAAAATTTAAAACTTTTTTTCACTGGACCGTCATTGTGCCTTTGCTGGCTTCAATCTTTTACCTGAGCGGGGCTTTGGGATACAGCGCTTTAGCAAATACAGTTGGTGCCACATTATTGTTTGGCAGTGTTCTGGCAGCCGTTCACCACGCAGAAGTGGTAGCCCACAAGGTTGGCGAACCCTACGGAACCATCATCCTTGCAGTTTGCATTACCATTCTTGAAGTTGGACTTATCATTTCTTTTATGCTTTCGGGCAGCAAAGGCGCTCTCACCTATGCCAGGGATACCGTTTTTGCGGCCGTAATGCTGATCCTGAACGGTATTCTCGGCCTGTGTATTTTGGTTGGCGGTGTGCGTTACCGTGAGCAGTTTTTCGCCAAAAGTTCTGCCACGACTTATCTTGTCAGCCTTGTTGCCATTTTGGTTCTAACGCTTATATTACCGAACTATACCTCAAGCATCAGAGGTCCTTTCTACACAGAACCGCAGTTGATCTTCGTTGCATTGGCCTGTCTCACCATTTACGGCACCTTCCTAATGGTGCAGACCGTAAGGCACAGAAATTATTTCGTTGATGATAACGGCGATGAAAACCATGAAGCAGATAAGCCCTCAATATTAAAAACAACCGTAAGCCTTGTATTGCTAATCATCTGCCTTGCTGTAGTAATTTTTATGGCAAAAGGCTTGTCACCGGTAATTGAAGGCTTCGTTAAAAGCATCGGCGCACCAAAAGCCCTGGTGGGAGTCATCATCGCATCGGTGGTTTTGCTGCCGGAAGGTTTTGCCGCCGTGCGCGCTGCAAGAAATAACCAAATCCAGTCTTCGGTAAATCTTGCGCTCGGTTCAGCATTGGCGAGTGTTGGCCTTACCATACCGGCAATATCAGCGGTATGCGTAATCTATGATATTCCTTTTGTCCTGGGGCTCGACATCAAATCTGTTATTTTGCTGGGTCTGTCGGTGGTTATTACGATGCTTTCCCTGAGCCACGGAAAAACGAATGTGCTTTATGGCACGGTACTGCTGGTCAATTTGGCGGCTTATATTTTTACGGTGATATTTCCTTAA
- a CDS encoding YifB family Mg chelatase-like AAA ATPase produces the protein MLVKVYGSAIHGVSAQIITIEVNVAGAGVGYHLVGLPDNAIKESSYRISAALKNVGYNIPGKKITINMAPADLRKEGSAYDLSIALGILAASNQIEAESIGEYIIMGELSLDGGLQPIKGVLPIAIKAREEGFKGIILPKQNTREAAIVNNLEVYGVENIKEVISFFNEGKPLERTEIDTRKEFHDKIDSFPFDFSEVKGQETAKRAMEVAAAGGHNIILIGPPGSGKTMLAKRIPSILPPLTIKEALETTKIHSVAGKIGAETSLMTVRPFRSPHHTISDVALVGGGSYPQPGEISLAHNGVLFLDEMPEFKRTVLEVMRQPLEDRVVTISRAKFTVNYPASFMLVASMNPSPSGYFPDDPNNTSSAFEMQRYMNKLSGPLLDRIDIHIEVQKVEFEQLSDRRKGENSIKIRERVLKAREIQEQRYKDLDISYNAQIGPKEIEKYCELDSASQNLIKNAMEKLNLSARAYDRILKVARTIADLENSEQILSNHIAEAIQYRSLDREFWNA, from the coding sequence ATGCTCGTAAAAGTCTACGGAAGCGCTATCCACGGGGTTTCTGCGCAAATTATCACCATTGAAGTTAATGTCGCCGGTGCCGGTGTCGGATACCATCTCGTGGGCTTGCCGGATAACGCGATCAAAGAAAGCTCCTACAGAATCTCGGCAGCCCTTAAAAATGTTGGTTACAATATTCCTGGCAAGAAAATAACCATCAATATGGCGCCCGCAGACCTTCGGAAAGAAGGTTCGGCATACGACTTGAGCATTGCCCTGGGAATTTTAGCGGCTTCAAACCAAATCGAAGCTGAAAGTATTGGAGAGTACATCATCATGGGCGAGCTTTCTTTGGATGGCGGACTGCAACCTATTAAAGGAGTTCTACCGATCGCCATAAAAGCCAGAGAAGAGGGTTTCAAAGGCATTATTCTTCCAAAACAAAATACGAGAGAAGCCGCGATCGTAAACAATCTGGAGGTTTACGGCGTTGAAAACATTAAAGAAGTTATTTCTTTTTTCAATGAAGGAAAACCTCTGGAACGAACCGAGATTGACACCAGAAAAGAATTTCACGACAAAATAGATTCTTTCCCCTTTGATTTTTCTGAAGTTAAAGGCCAGGAAACCGCAAAACGCGCTATGGAAGTTGCAGCAGCTGGTGGCCACAACATCATTCTCATCGGTCCTCCGGGCAGTGGTAAAACGATGTTGGCGAAGCGCATACCCAGTATTTTACCGCCTTTAACCATTAAAGAAGCGCTGGAAACTACAAAAATACATTCCGTTGCCGGAAAGATTGGAGCAGAAACATCACTGATGACGGTGAGGCCCTTCCGCAGCCCGCACCACACGATTTCAGACGTTGCTTTGGTTGGTGGCGGCAGCTATCCGCAACCAGGAGAAATATCACTGGCGCACAACGGTGTTTTATTTTTGGATGAAATGCCGGAATTTAAAAGGACGGTTCTCGAAGTTATGCGGCAGCCGCTTGAAGACCGTGTAGTTACCATTTCCCGTGCAAAATTTACAGTGAATTATCCTGCAAGTTTTATGTTGGTGGCGAGCATGAATCCCAGCCCGAGTGGTTATTTCCCTGATGATCCTAACAATACTTCTTCAGCTTTCGAAATGCAGCGCTATATGAATAAACTTTCCGGACCTCTTCTTGACCGGATTGACATCCATATCGAGGTGCAAAAAGTAGAATTTGAACAGCTTTCTGACCGAAGAAAAGGTGAAAACAGCATCAAAATACGCGAACGTGTTCTGAAAGCCCGCGAGATCCAGGAACAGCGATATAAAGACCTGGACATCAGCTACAACGCACAAATCGGTCCGAAAGAAATTGAAAAATACTGTGAACTGGATTCCGCTTCACAAAACCTCATCAAAAATGCGATGGAAAAACTCAATCTTTCTGCCCGCGCTTACGACAGAATTCTGAAGGTTGCACGAACGATTGCCGATCTGGAAAATTCTGAACAAATCCTTTCAAACCATATTGCCGAAGCAATACAGTACCGCAGCCTCGACCGGGAATTCTGGAACGCCTGA